TCTTAACAAATCTATTAATATGTCTTTACTATTGTAGTTATTTTTAAAATAGTATTTTTTAAATGTTACATATACTTTATTTCTATTTGGAACATATCCTATTTTCATTGTTAGATAATCTCGCACAAACTCAGATATTCTTGCATTTGTCAAAAGCTTCTCTATATTAATCCAATATTTTCTATATAATTCAACCTGGTCATCATATTCTAATCCCATTAAAATAAAATTTCTTATAAGATCTGCCTCAGTTAATGATAATCCAGTAGAATTCAAACTTTCAAAAATTAATTGTGGATTCTCTGCTCCAGAATTTTTATCTAAAGATATATATACAATTTGTACGTATGATAATGCCTTATAAATCTGTTGAACATTATAATCTGAATTAGATATTAAATCCATTAGCAATTTATAATTTGTATATATTTTAGAATCTTCATCAGTTTGATTAGATTCTATTAAATCTACGTATGCTTTCATATCTTCTTCTACAGGTTTCAATTTTAATTTATATTTCTCATCTACATATTTGTTTATAATATAAGTCTCATAAATTTCCTCTTTAAGATTTTTCTCTTCATTATTACTTTCATCTAAGGAATCATGTATTGCCTTCAATAAAAGTACAGTGGTAGTAATTCTCTGCTGTCCATCAATAATTATCCTTTCCATCATCAATTCTTGCTTTTCATTAGATACAAAAACAATGGTTCCTAAAAAATGTCCATTATTATAATCATCCCTTATTATTCCTTCAATATCCCTGAAAAATTGCTCCACCTGGTCTTTATTCCATTCATAATTTCTTTGATATACAGGAATATTAAATATACTTTTATTTTCCTTTAATAATGCTAATAATTTCATAGGACCTGCTTGCATTCTCATATTCCTCCTATTATTTATCTATATCATACATTCAGTAAAGGTAATGTTTTAACAAATATCTTTCAATAATTTCTCTATTTTTTTAAATCTCCTTCATTCTTATCGTTTTATACAATCCTTACCTGCCCTATTAGGCAAATTATCATAAATGCAGCTTCCTTTTATAATAATCCTACTCCACTCCCAAAGCTTTAAATATAGCATCTTCTGCAGATTTATAAAATATTAAGTTAAATGAACCCACTAGCTCAGGGGGTACTGTTCCTAAATCAGCTGCTGATGTTAAAGGTAATAATACTTTTTTGGCTCCACTGTCTTGGCAAACTTGCAATGTATTGGCTAATTCTTCTACTTTAATCAAAGTCCCTCCTATACTTATGTCTCCTAAAACAGCTAAACTAGAAAGTACAGGCTTTTTTAATGCTACTGAACATATAGCTATTATAGTGGGTAAAGTCAATTTCATTGTCATTCCTATTCCATTTAAATCCTGTACATGTACAAGATAATCTTTTGTAGTTGTGCTTATATTTCCGCTTATATTTTTACTATTAGCTTTTAAATACTTATAAGCATTGTCCATAGCTTCTTTTGCTTTTGAATTAGAGCCAATTCCAGTTCTTTCAAATTTACCATTTCCTGAAGTCATCTGTGTTTCTAATTTAAATACACCAATCATACCTGAAGATCCTCTAGATACAGTATATAAATGACCTGGTTTACCTATGCCATCTGGAATAAGAGTTCCTCCACTTTGTTCAGGAACAGGAACATATTCTTCTTCAAAAGTTTCATTATCTATATAAGAAAAATTTACATCATAAAACTCCATCCCACCAATTTTTTTAAGCTGTTCTTTTACCCTTCTTCTCATTTCCAATGCAAATCTCAATATCTTTTCAATATCTTGTTTAGTATATTCTCCATGAGGATATATTAATTTTATCATACCTGACACAGTCTTTTTAACGGCAATAGTATCCCTTTGATTTAGTTGATTACCTAATTTAAAATATTTTTCATAAGCATCAGTAAAAGATTCCTTTCTCAGCTCTCTCATTATTTCAGCAAAATAATCAGTAATAAATCCATAGTCATCCGTAAAAAAATCTGGTCTATATTTAGGAATTTCCCAGCCTGGCAAATAGCAATGTATACGATCTAAAAATGCAGTATCCATACCCATCTCTTCAGGAAAAGGTTCAAACAAATGAGAGGTTTTTAATAGAACATCTACAGATTGATTTATATTTCCTACAAAAGCAAAGGAAGCCGTAGCATTCTTTTCCTCTTTTCCTCGTGAAAAAGAACCAGAAGCCATATAATCTTTCATAATTTGAACTCCGTCTTTGTCTTTAAATTTAATTCCTGCAACTTCATCAAAGGCTACACAATCCCACATACCTACAAGTCCAACCTGTCTAGTGTTCATATTATAAAATAGATTAGCTACAGTAGTTTGCCCTCCTGAAACCAATATAGAGTTAGGGGAAATTTCCTTATATATATGAGATTTACCTGTTCCTCTAGGACCTAATTCACAAAAATTATAGTTATTTTCCACTAATGGTACTAACCTTATCAAGTGTAACCATTTTTCTCTCTCATTTAATTTGTCTGGTTCCATTCCAGTACTTCTTAATACTATATCTATCCATTCTTTAGCTGTAAATTTGGCTCTAGCTTCCTTGAATTCATCTATGTCAATATTGGGCATTTGGACAGGAGTTAGCTTGTTTATAATAAAAGGAACTCTATTTTTATCTCCTTCATCAAAAAAGTACTCCATCTGCACTATACACCAGATTCCCCCTGCCAAAAGCCTATCATATTTTGAAGGATATATATCAGATATAGGAACTCCACTAAGTCCTAAATTGGAAAATTCTGCCTCATAAGTATCTGTTCTATAATTTAACCTTACTGATACTTTATCTATAACAGTATAACTTCCAGTTTCTCTAAGCTTAGATATTATTTTTTGTGCTTCATCAGGTCTAACATAATTTCTAGATAAAATATTTTTTACATTTTGGACTCCTTGTTCAATTATTTTTTCATCTTGAGAAGAACAATACATACCTAGCAAATATTCCAGCACGTACACTGGAACATTTGCACCTTCTTTGATTCTTTTTGTTAGATCTTTTCTCACAACTTTACCAGGGAAATAAGTCAAAAGTTTATTGTTTAACTCATCTCTATCGAACAAATTAGGCATCTAACTCCCCCTTATATATCAAAACCAAAATCATCTGCAAAAGCTATATCTATAATAACTTGTTGTCTGTAAATTTCTATTCCTGTTTCTACATCAGTAATTGTAAAATAATATTTCTCATCTTGAGTATATTTTTTATTTCTAAGCCTAAAATTTAATTTAAAAATTCTATCTATAGACTCTTTTGATCTGCTTTTAGCAACATAAATCTCCTCATTGGATATAAGTTCTCCATCTTCATTTTCAAATCTAATTTTGTAGGTAGCAGGTTTTATAGTATCTGAAACTGGTTCTTGTTGAACAAAATCTAAACTTAATAGTAAATTAGTTATCTTTGATAACATACTTATGAGGGATATTTTAACCTTCTCTGTTTCTACAGCACCTGTAACAGTTTTTACTTTAACTATAGGAACTATAATCTCCTGGGGTGAACTTCCACCATGAACAAAATTTTGTCCCCCACCTTGTACCTTAAAAACATCAGAAGATATAGGTGTAATAATAGCTCTTTCATCATAATTCCCTAAAACATCAGATACCATCATGCTTTTCGTACCTAATATATCATAAGGTTTTTCTGAAATTATAAATCTTCTATTAGTTTTATCATTTTGTTCAAAAAACCTATTTATCTTATCTGATTCTTTGTTTTTACTTCTAGTATAAATAAATCCATGATCTGCTGTAACTATAAATCTAGTTGCCGAAATATTATTGGTAAGTTTTCTTATAATATCTTTTATTTCCTCCATAGCCTCATTGCAAGCATCAAAAACTTCATCTTCTGAGCTATGGGCTCTTGCATCTATTTTATTATGATAAATATATATTATTTCTTTTCCACTAAAAAAATCTCTCATCTCTTGTTTTGTCATCTTTATCAATTCATCATATTGTATACTATCACTATTAGGATTTTTAGATTGAAGTATAGCATTCCTTTCATTCATGTTTTTAGTGGGCTTTCCATCCACAAAAACTTCATAATTATCAGCAATCTCAATATGTTTATTTGGCAAAAGTGCTGCCATTCCTAAGCTAGTGTAGCTTGGCAATACCCCAATTTGAGGTTCTATATTAGCTTCAGTTTTTTCATCAAATTTAAATCTTTCTACTAATTCTTTTCCAATTTCATATCTAAATGCATCAGATATTATTACAATAATTCTTCCACTATTTCCTGCTACATAATTTCTATAAAAATCCTTTTGAAGTTTATACTTTTCTTTTAAAATATTGTAATCTAGTTTATTGCTAAATTCTTTTGAAATTACATCTAAATACTTATTAATATATATATTTTCAACTAGAACCTTCAATTCTTCAAATATACTGCTATTTTTAACTTTATCTAAATGATAATAAAATTTCCTATAATAAGTGTCAATTTTATAATATTTATTGTCATATTCCTCTACCAAATCTATTATATTGTCCTCTGGAGTAAAATCTTTATTTAATATTAAATAATAAGCATTTATTAAAACATCATATTTATCACTATATAAATCTTTAAAATGCTTAAACTTCCTACTTTTACATACATCAACTAAAGACAAATTATTGACTGTTGCATTTAAATTTTCATCAAACAATCTATCCAAAACCCAATTTATTATTATTTCGTCAATATCTTTAAATACATCTACATTTATTAAATGCTCTATTTCATAATTTTTAAAAATTTTATCTCCATCTATAACTTTATATACTTCGTTGGAAATTTTTCTAAAACTGTCTTTATATATATTGCTGTTCATCATCTGATCTATAAAAGCCATAACAGTACCAGGCTTATCCAATACATACTTATTTAATTTTGAAGGCAATTTAGTATTCATTTGATTTTCTGCATAAGTTAATAGTAAACTTATAGAAAGTTTCATAAGATTTGGTTCCTCATCTATATAAGAAAAATTAATTCTACAATATTTCCAAAAAGCTTCTTCCAATCCAAACTTAGAAAACTCCTTCATGTATTTATTATCTGATAAACCTTCAGATAATACAATCCTTACAACCTCTTCAAAATTTGCTACCTTTGATTTAACTAATGCAGATAACAAAGCTATTTCTATACTTTCCTCATTGTATTCATCTACTTCCAATTCATAAAATCTATTGGTCCTATCTTTAGCATTAAAAAATTTTATATATTTCTCTATTACAAGTTTATATGCTACATCTATACCCAAATCTGCCATTATAAGGGAAGCTCTATCTGCAAAAAACTCTTTTGAATAAATAATTGTATCAGCTAAATGATTATCCCTATTATTTGGTTTTTTAAAAGGAGCATATATAAGATAGTTACTTTCCGTATCTTGCCTCTCTAATAGCACTTTAGTTTTAAATAAGTTCCTTGGAGTTAGATAATGGATCTTGGCATTTTTAAGATTTAAATTTTTTATATCATCTATAAATTCTTGTTTTTCATCATACCAAAATATAATAACTCTATCTTTTTCATCGAATTCATTATTCAGTTTGTCTTCAATTTGTTTTAAATTTAGTTCTGCCACTTTATTCACTCCTTAAATTTTAGCAAGTATTTCATATTTATTTCCTTCATTGTCGGTTTGTACTTTGTCATAGTTTACTTTTACACCATCGTCTAGATCTATAGCTATTCTTGATAAAGCTATATGTCCTATCTTTTCATCATATTCTTTACATTCTTTAAGCTGTTTTATGATCTTTTCTAGTTCTTTTTCTAGTTTAGACTTTTCTTTTGCATTTTTAGTGTTTGCTATGTCATTCTCTAAAAACTTTATTTTATTTTCATAAACTCTTTGTACTTTGTGTAAATAATCTATTCTAACTTTTCCAGTGGTATCTTCATTGTATCTATGCATATAGATTAGTGCTTTAAAGCCATTTTGACTATTTCTTTTTGTCTTGCCTGCAGAGCTGTCATATAACCAATATATTGGTCTATTTTTATATGTCTTTACATGATCCTTGTAAAAGTCATTTATAAAGTAATTTCTTATTTTTTCTCTAGGTGTTCCATTACCTTTTAAAGAATCTGCTATAAATTCAAGATTTTCTTCTAAATTTTCTTCTCCAAAACTTACCTTGACAAATTCTATAAATCTATTTACTAAATCATCTTCAAAATATTCTTCATCTGTTATTAATGCTATATTATCTTCTACTGGTTTGAATTTTTTATATCTATTTATGTCAAATTCTCCACCAGCATATACTAATCCTTCTTCATCTAAACTATATCGTCCAAATATACATCCTACTCCATAGGATATGAAAGATTTAATTACATCTTCTTTAGTTAAAATATATTGATTTCCTTTTATATCATCGTATATATCTTCTTTGTTATCAAATATTTTTGCTATAGTAATATCTTTGTCTGATACTTCTTTAGTTAATTCATCTTCTAAACCATATATTTCTATAAATAGTTCGTTTAATCTTTCTTCATTCTTTTTAAGTTTAGCAAAGTTAGAATTTGCATATTCTTTCCAATTTTCATAGGCTTCTTCTATAGTGTTTGGAATTTCGCCTTGCTTTTCTTCATCTAGCAGTGGATGAACTTTGAAATCCCATGAGGTTTCAAAGGAGTCCCAGTCGATTTTGGATATGTTGATGTTTTCTTGGACTAAGGAGTCTATTTCTGGTTTATGGGTTTCTGAGAATATTATTGGGAGATTTTTAACATCTCTCACTTGTAAATTTAAAGTTGGATTTAAAACTTTTAAATAATAATAGACAGTATTTGTATTTAATAATCCTAATAAGTAATTTAATTCATTATCTATACATATAGTTGGTCCACCCATATCAAAAACTCCTATTGGGGGATAATATCTAAAATTACTACCTTTACTAGTTAACATCGTATATGTTATGCCTTCCCTATACCAATATTTTTCATCCAATAAATTCGATGTTTTATTGTTTTTATAAAAATTTCTAGCTTTTATATCCCAATCTATAACTAAATCCAAATTACCATAATACTTCCTATAATCTCCTCCTTTTGCATAAAATATCCATTTTTTATTTTCTCCTATATCATTTTTATTAACTTCCCATACTTTTCTTAAATATTTTTTATTGTTAGCTGTTTTATTTTGTGCTCCTGTATAATCTGATACATCATCTATGCTTATTCCTTTCTTAAAATTCTTTATAAAATTCTCACTAGCCCAATAGGCTATAGGACTTCCTGGTATTAATTCAAAATTATCTTGATTAGTTTCATAATAATATCCACAATCAGGATTTTCTATGGCTTCTAATGTTTTTTCTTCCTTCTCTATGGCATTCTTAAAATCTATTAATCTGATATAAGAACCTTTATAATCTTTTATTTTATTCTTTTTTATTATAAAAGTTGTTGATTGAACTACCTCTCCACCTATTTCTTCAAATGCTCTAGATCCTAAGTGTAGCATATTTAAAATTGTGTTATTTAATAATAGTTTTCCTCGCTGTTTTTCATAACTAGATAAGAACATCCAAGAATGTTGATTAATCATTCCATAATAGTCATTCAATTTTAATAATTCTTCTGATTTTTCCATAAAAGCAGCAAATAAATCTGATTTTGTATCTTTATATTTCTTATCTAAATACTTAGTTAAATTTGACCCCATATTGCTTCTACCTAAATACGGAGGATTGGTGACTACTACATCATATTTACTTGATAATATTTTAGCTAATTTAATAATATGAATTAAATCTTCTTGAGTATTTTCTATTCCTATTAATTCCATAGGTAATATGTCTTTGTTTTTTATATTTTTCACAAATGTTACAAGTTCATCATAATTATATTCCTTGTATATTTTTATTATAGAACCTAATTCTCTACCATCTTTAAATAATTCTACTAATTCTAATATATCTTGTTTTAAGCCTTCTCTTTGTTCTTTATTTTCTATATTTCCGCCTAAAAAATCTATTTGTTTTATGTTTATATCTTTACTATCTATAAAGTAATATAAATTATTATCTATATTATTATTAAGTATTCTTCTATTATACTGTCTTCCTTTCATCATAAGGGAAAAATAAGCTAATTGATAGGCTCTTTTATCTATGTCTAATCCATATAAATTATTCTCTATTATACTTTCTGCTGCTTCTCTTTCGGTATATCCTTCTTCTAAGTAAAATTGCATAAATAACTCAAATGCATATACAAGTATATGACCACTTCCCATAGATGGGTCAATAAATCTTATATCTTCTACTTTTAAATATTTTCTATCTTTCCTTATGTTTTCTAGTTCTATTTTCACTTCTTCTATTTGTTCTGCTTCTGGCAAGTAATATTTCCATCCATATTCTTTAGCCAATTCTTCTTCTGTTTTATTTATCCCACTGGCTATTTTTTTCTCTATCCAAAGTCTACCTAAAGAGTTTTGTACCATATATTTTACTATCCATTCTGGTGTAAATAATTGAGTTTTAGCGGGTATTGTATTTTTATTTACTTTTTTACCTTTTTTAACTGCTACATCCACTTCAGCTTTAGGTACAGTGTTATAATACTGATACAGCCATCCAATTATCTCTATCTGTCCTGTTTTTTCTATATTAAAATAGTCTTCATCTATTTCTTCTATTAATTTATAGACTACTCCATTCTCGTCGATATAAGATATGTTTAATAATAGTTCTGCGTAGTCATTTGTTTTTTCAAATAATTCTGGTAGCTGTTTTCCTAATGCATTACATTGTTTTATGAACATAAATTGAAACATCTTGTCCATAGCTTTGGTACTGCCATCTAGTTTTAGTTCATCTAGTTTTTCAAATTCTTCTGTTATGCCTATATTAGTGTCTCTATAATAGGTTATAAATTCAGGTTCCTTTACTCCTTCTTTACCAGAAGATAATACCCTCATCTTATCTGGCATATAATTGTTTACTTCCATAAATCTTATGGCAATTATTCTATTAAACCAAGTATATGCTACTTCTTCTACTAAGGTTTTATATGCTGTTTTATAATTTGATTCTTTTTCTCTTTTTCTTAGTTCTTTTACTAACTTCTTATACTTATTTACATCTTCTCCATATATTCTATAAGGTTCAATCTCCCCTATGTCAAATATAAGCATGTCTTCAGTAGACTCAGGAAGAGGGTCTTTAATACCCTCTTCTGTTATTCCTATAAGTCTAGCTTTAGTTTCTATATCCTTTATGAGTTTTTCTCTTGAGCATATAGAAAAATTTTTGAGTGCTGTTTTATCCATATATTTCACTCCTTAAATTTTAGCGAGTATTTCATACTTATTCCCTTCGTTATCTGTTTGTACTTTGTCATAGTTTACTTTTACACCATCATCTAGATCTATAGCTACTCTTGATAAAGCTATGTGTCCTATTTTTTCATCATATTCTTTACATTCTTTAAGCTGTTTTATAGTCTTTTCTAGTTCTTTTTCTAGTTTAGACTTTTCTTTTGCATTTTTAGTGTTTGCTATGTCATTCTCTAAAAACTTTATTTTATTTTCATAAACTCTTTGTACTTTGTGTAAATAATCTATTCTAACTTTTCCAGTGGTATCTTCATTGTATCTATGCATATAGATTAAAGCTTTAAAACCATTTTGTTTTCCACTGTCATATAGCCAATATATTGGTCTATTTTTATATGTCTTTACATGATCCTTGTAAAAGTCATTTATAAAGTAATTTCTTATTTTTTCTCTAGGTGTACCACTACCTTTTAAAGAATCTGCTATAAATTCAAGATTTTCTTCTAAATTTTCTTCTCCAAAACTTACCTTGACAAATTCTATAAATCTATTTACTAAATCATATTCAAAATATTCTTCATCTGTTATTAATGCTACATTATCTTCTACTGGTTTGAATTTTTTATATCTATTTATATCAAATTCTCCACCAGCATATACTAATCCTTCTTCATCTAAACTATATCGTCCAAATATACATCCTACTCCATAGGATATAAAAGATTTAATTACATCTTCTTTAGTTAAAATATATTGATTTCCTTTTATATCATCGTATATATCTTCTTTGTTATCAAATATTTTTGCTATAGTAATATCTTTGTCTGATACTTCAGGTGTTAATTCATCCTCTAAACCATATATTTCTATAAAAATTTCATTTAATCTTTCTTCATTCTCTTTAAGTTTAGCAAAGTTAGAATTTGCATATTCTTTCCAATTTTTATAGGCTTCTTCTATAGTGTTTGGAATTTCGCCTTGTTTTTCTTCATCTAGCAGTGGATGAACTTTGAAATCCCATGAGGTTTCAAAGGAGTCCCAGTCGATTTTGGAGATAGAGATGTTTTTCTCTCCAATTTTTTTGATTAATTCTAGATCTTCTTGATATTCGATATCTACTAAAGGAAATTTAGAAATCTCACCAGATTGAAAATTCAATGTTGGATTTATTTCCCCTAGAACATAATCAAATACTCTTGAATTTAATAATGCTAGATAAATAACTCTATCTTCTATATTTGTAAATAAACAGCACCCTCCGTTATCAAAAATAAAACCTTCACCGAAAGCTCTTATACTAAATTTTTTAGAAGTTACTGTAGACCAAGTTAATCCTGGTTTCATAAAGAAATCATAATTAGCTATCACTGCAGTTGGTATTGATCTAATTTCTTCTGCATCGTTTTTCCAATCTATTAAGTATTCATTATTTCCATACCACTTCCTATATCCACCGCCTTTATTGTATGGAAACCATCTTTTAATTATCGTTTTTTCTTTTATTATTTTAGTTTCTTTAAAATTAATATAATTAAAATTAACTTCATGCCATAGTTTTAAGAATTTTGCATTATTAGAAGTAGAATTTCCTTTCCTAGGCTTAGCTACTTTCCCTAAAGAAACACCTTTTTCAAATATCTCATAAATCCTTTCACTAGCCCAATAAGCTATAGGACTTCCTGGTATTAATTCAAAATTATCTTGATTAGTTTCATAATAATATCCACAATCAGGATTTTCTATAGCTTCTAATGTTTTTATCCTTTGAACTTCCATTCCACCTTTGAAATCCTCAAGTCTTATATATTTACCTTTTTTATCATTCTTTTCATTTTGCAATACAAAAGTGCATATTGGCACTGTAGCTTCTTCAAAGGCTGAATATTCCATTTGTATTAAACTCGACATATGTTTATTTCTTAAAATATATTCTCTTAATTTTTCATAACTAGATATAAACATCCATACAAATGGTGCCATATATGCTGAATATCCACCTGGTTTACACATTTCCACATTGTTATAAATAAATACTGAAAATAGATCTCTCTTATAATCTGGATAATTATCCCCTACATATTTCTTAAGTTTACTAGACATCTTATTTAAATAAGGTGGATTAGTTATCATTACGTGATATTTATTATTTAACATTTCCGATATATCTAATATATTGTTCAACTTTTCTTTTGTTTTCTCTATATTGGTATCTCCAAAAGAAATCTGTCCTTCAGCTTCTGTGTCTTCTACAAACTTTCTTAAAAACTCTATATCTAAATATTTAAGTTTTAGTATGGAACCAATTTCTTTGGCATTTTCAAACTCTCTTATTAAATATTTTATATCTTTTATAGCTTTTCTTCTATTATCTTCATCCATAGATATTCCCATAAGATCCAAATGATTTTCATTTATATTCGTACTGTCTTCAAAAACTCTTAAATTGTTTTTTATACCTTTATTAAGTATTCTTCTATTATATTGTCTTCCTTTCATCATAAGGGAAAAATAAGCTAATTGATAGGCTCTTTTATCTATGTCTAAACCATATAGATTATTTTCTATTATACTTTCTGCTGCTTCCCTTTCGGTATATCCTTCTTCTAAGTAAATGTGCATCAATATTTCAAATGCATATATAAGAATATGTCCACTACCCATTGCATTATCAAAAACTTTTATATCCTCAGGGGATATTTTTTCATCTATATAATCTATTTCTCCCGGCATTAAATACTTCATCTTTTCCCTTAATTCGCTGTCTGGATTTCTTTCAAGCCAATACTTTCCTAAAGAGTTTTCTACCATGTATTTTACAACCCATTGAGTTGTAAATAATTGAGTAGCTGCAGGTATATCTTCTTTTTTTATATTTTTCTTGTATATATTTATAACTTGATCCCTATATGCTTCGTTATAATACTGATACAGCCATCCAATTATCTCTATCTGCCCTGTTTTTTCTATATTAAAATAGTCTTCATCTATTTCTTCTATTAATTTATAGACTACTCCATTCTCATCTATATAAGATATGTTTAATAATAGTTCTGCGTAGTCATTTGTTTTTTCAAA
This portion of the Keratinibaculum paraultunense genome encodes:
- the pglZ gene encoding BREX-1 system phosphatase PglZ type A, translating into MAELNLKQIEDKLNNEFDEKDRVIIFWYDEKQEFIDDIKNLNLKNAKIHYLTPRNLFKTKVLLERQDTESNYLIYAPFKKPNNRDNHLADTIIYSKEFFADRASLIMADLGIDVAYKLVIEKYIKFFNAKDRTNRFYELEVDEYNEESIEIALLSALVKSKVANFEEVVRIVLSEGLSDNKYMKEFSKFGLEEAFWKYCRINFSYIDEEPNLMKLSISLLLTYAENQMNTKLPSKLNKYVLDKPGTVMAFIDQMMNSNIYKDSFRKISNEVYKVIDGDKIFKNYEIEHLINVDVFKDIDEIIINWVLDRLFDENLNATVNNLSLVDVCKSRKFKHFKDLYSDKYDVLINAYYLILNKDFTPEDNIIDLVEEYDNKYYKIDTYYRKFYYHLDKVKNSSIFEELKVLVENIYINKYLDVISKEFSNKLDYNILKEKYKLQKDFYRNYVAGNSGRIIVIISDAFRYEIGKELVERFKFDEKTEANIEPQIGVLPSYTSLGMAALLPNKHIEIADNYEVFVDGKPTKNMNERNAILQSKNPNSDSIQYDELIKMTKQEMRDFFSGKEIIYIYHNKIDARAHSSEDEVFDACNEAMEEIKDIIRKLTNNISATRFIVTADHGFIYTRSKNKESDKINRFFEQNDKTNRRFIISEKPYDILGTKSMMVSDVLGNYDERAIITPISSDVFKVQGGGQNFVHGGSSPQEIIVPIVKVKTVTGAVETEKVKISLISMLSKITNLLLSLDFVQQEPVSDTIKPATYKIRFENEDGELISNEEIYVAKSRSKESIDRIFKLNFRLRNKKYTQDEKYYFTITDVETGIEIYRQQVIIDIAFADDFGFDI
- the brxL gene encoding protease Lon-related BREX system protein BrxL, which translates into the protein MPNLFDRDELNNKLLTYFPGKVVRKDLTKRIKEGANVPVYVLEYLLGMYCSSQDEKIIEQGVQNVKNILSRNYVRPDEAQKIISKLRETGSYTVIDKVSVRLNYRTDTYEAEFSNLGLSGVPISDIYPSKYDRLLAGGIWCIVQMEYFFDEGDKNRVPFIINKLTPVQMPNIDIDEFKEARAKFTAKEWIDIVLRSTGMEPDKLNEREKWLHLIRLVPLVENNYNFCELGPRGTGKSHIYKEISPNSILVSGGQTTVANLFYNMNTRQVGLVGMWDCVAFDEVAGIKFKDKDGVQIMKDYMASGSFSRGKEEKNATASFAFVGNINQSVDVLLKTSHLFEPFPEEMGMDTAFLDRIHCYLPGWEIPKYRPDFFTDDYGFITDYFAEIMRELRKESFTDAYEKYFKLGNQLNQRDTIAVKKTVSGMIKLIYPHGEYTKQDIEKILRFALEMRRRVKEQLKKIGGMEFYDVNFSYIDNETFEEEYVPVPEQSGGTLIPDGIGKPGHLYTVSRGSSGMIGVFKLETQMTSGNGKFERTGIGSNSKAKEAMDNAYKYLKANSKNISGNISTTTKDYLVHVQDLNGIGMTMKLTLPTIIAICSVALKKPVLSSLAVLGDISIGGTLIKVEELANTLQVCQDSGAKKVLLPLTSAADLGTVPPELVGSFNLIFYKSAEDAIFKALGVE